A single genomic interval of Desulfobotulus mexicanus harbors:
- a CDS encoding valine--tRNA ligase, with protein sequence MSEALLDKGYEPREVEARWYRYWLENQLFAAADKDEEKEAFSIVIPPPNVTGKLHMGHALNNTLQDILCRYHRLCGKNVLWMPGTDHAGIATQNVVEKQLALEGKSRDDLGRDAFIDRVWEWRQEYGGAIINQLQRLGASCDWNRERFTMDEGLSKAVRKVFVRLYEEGLIYKGQYLINWCPRCHTALADLEVEHEEKDSFLYHIAYPLADDSASLVVATTRPETLFGDTAVALHPEDDRYADLSCAFVKLPLTEREIPVIRDSYVDRDFGTGCLKVTPAHDPNDFELGIRHGLEQIKAIDDDGRMNAHAGAFAGLDRFEARNAAVAELEKQGLLIKKEELTHSVGHCYRCKTVVEPNLSLQWFVKVAPLAEKALKAVEEGHTRIYPENWTKTYYEWMHNIRDWCISRQIWWGHRIPAWTCKDCGSLMVLEADPELCTDCGSSSLIQESDVLDTWFSSALWPFSTMGWPENTDLLKTFYPTSVLVTGFDILFFWVARMMMMGTHFMDEVPFKEVYIHALVRDAEGKKMSKSLGNVIDPLEVIDQYGTDAFRFTLTSFAAMGRDIKLAEERVEGYRHFINKLWNAARFSLMHLDRAYESFDEKALSLPDQWILSRLNTVAAQVQQALETYRFNDAASILYRFVWNEFCDWYLEAIKPVLFGKSGEAAMEATKGVLYRVISDTLILLHPIIPFVTEEIWSKLPGERGSIMKAVYPTTNWDQQRLAYSPEAEVAMEFLMELVTGVRNIRGEMNLPPAQALDAVFHTDNPFQKEMINNHGDLMKLLARLSTLEAASVGERPRVSATSIVSGSPLYVLLEGILDFSKEVERLDKSIAKVDKELNGISAKLDNPGFVDKAPEVVVKKVKEQHGELSEKRIQLVANRDRMAAMV encoded by the coding sequence ACCGCTACTGGCTGGAAAATCAGCTCTTTGCCGCTGCGGATAAAGATGAGGAAAAAGAAGCTTTTTCCATCGTGATTCCGCCGCCCAATGTCACGGGTAAGCTGCACATGGGCCATGCACTGAACAATACCCTGCAGGATATTCTCTGCCGTTACCACAGGCTTTGCGGAAAAAATGTATTGTGGATGCCGGGAACGGACCATGCGGGTATTGCCACCCAGAATGTGGTGGAAAAGCAGCTGGCCCTTGAAGGGAAATCCCGGGATGATCTGGGCAGGGATGCTTTCATCGACAGAGTCTGGGAATGGCGTCAGGAGTATGGTGGTGCCATCATCAATCAGCTGCAACGCCTTGGCGCTTCCTGTGACTGGAATCGTGAACGCTTCACCATGGATGAGGGACTCTCAAAAGCTGTTCGCAAGGTTTTTGTACGGCTGTACGAAGAGGGCCTGATTTATAAAGGGCAGTATCTGATAAACTGGTGTCCCCGCTGCCATACGGCTCTGGCAGATCTGGAGGTGGAGCATGAAGAGAAAGATTCTTTTCTCTATCACATTGCCTATCCCCTGGCGGATGATTCCGCTTCCCTTGTGGTGGCCACCACCCGCCCGGAAACCCTTTTCGGGGATACGGCGGTAGCTCTCCATCCCGAAGATGATCGCTATGCAGACCTTTCCTGCGCTTTTGTTAAACTTCCCCTGACGGAGAGGGAGATCCCTGTCATCCGGGATAGCTATGTGGACAGGGATTTCGGTACGGGTTGTCTGAAGGTAACACCAGCCCATGATCCCAATGACTTTGAACTGGGCATCAGGCATGGCCTGGAGCAGATTAAGGCCATTGATGATGATGGCCGGATGAATGCCCATGCCGGGGCCTTTGCAGGGCTGGATCGTTTTGAGGCACGGAATGCTGCTGTGGCTGAGCTGGAAAAGCAGGGGTTGCTGATTAAAAAAGAAGAGCTGACCCACAGTGTGGGGCATTGCTATCGCTGTAAGACCGTGGTGGAACCCAACCTTTCCCTGCAGTGGTTTGTGAAGGTGGCCCCTTTGGCGGAAAAAGCCCTAAAGGCGGTGGAAGAGGGGCATACCCGCATTTATCCCGAAAACTGGACCAAAACCTATTACGAATGGATGCACAATATCCGGGACTGGTGTATTTCACGTCAGATCTGGTGGGGTCACCGTATTCCGGCATGGACCTGTAAAGACTGCGGTTCTCTCATGGTTCTTGAGGCGGACCCCGAGCTTTGTACGGACTGTGGTTCCAGCTCCCTGATCCAGGAAAGTGATGTGCTGGATACATGGTTCAGTTCTGCCCTCTGGCCCTTTTCCACCATGGGATGGCCCGAAAATACGGATCTTCTGAAAACCTTTTATCCGACCTCTGTGTTGGTGACAGGATTTGATATCCTCTTTTTCTGGGTGGCCCGTATGATGATGATGGGTACCCATTTCATGGATGAGGTGCCCTTTAAGGAAGTTTATATCCATGCACTGGTCCGGGATGCCGAGGGCAAGAAAATGAGCAAATCCCTTGGCAATGTTATTGATCCCCTGGAAGTGATTGATCAGTACGGCACCGATGCCTTCCGTTTTACCCTGACGAGTTTTGCCGCCATGGGCAGGGATATCAAGCTTGCCGAAGAAAGGGTGGAAGGTTACCGCCATTTTATCAATAAGCTCTGGAATGCGGCCCGATTTTCCCTCATGCATCTGGACCGGGCCTATGAAAGTTTTGATGAAAAAGCCCTGTCCCTGCCGGATCAGTGGATTCTCTCCCGCCTGAATACGGTGGCAGCCCAGGTGCAGCAGGCTCTGGAAACTTACCGTTTCAACGATGCTGCTTCCATTCTCTATCGTTTTGTGTGGAATGAATTCTGTGACTGGTACCTTGAGGCCATAAAACCCGTTCTTTTCGGTAAGTCCGGAGAAGCGGCCATGGAAGCCACCAAGGGCGTGCTCTACCGGGTGATCAGTGATACTCTGATTCTTCTTCACCCCATCATTCCCTTTGTTACGGAGGAAATCTGGTCAAAGCTCCCCGGAGAGAGAGGTTCCATCATGAAGGCTGTTTATCCCACAACAAACTGGGATCAGCAGCGTCTGGCCTATTCTCCTGAAGCGGAAGTGGCCATGGAGTTTCTCATGGAGCTTGTGACGGGGGTCCGTAATATAAGAGGCGAGATGAATCTTCCTCCGGCCCAGGCTCTGGATGCGGTTTTCCATACGGATAATCCCTTCCAGAAAGAAATGATTAACAACCATGGAGACCTGATGAAGCTTCTGGCACGCCTCAGCACCCTTGAAGCAGCCAGTGTGGGGGAACGTCCCAGAGTCTCTGCCACCAGTATTGTTTCCGGTTCCCCCCTCTATGTTCTCCTGGAAGGTATTCTTGATTTTTCCAAAGAAGTGGAACGTCTGGACAAAAGCATTGCCAAGGTGGACAAGGAGCTGAATGGCATATCTGCCAAGCTTGATAATCCAGGTTTTGTTGACAAGGCGCCTGAGGTGGTTGTGAAAAAGGTGAAAGAGCAGCATGGGGAGCTTTCGGAAAAACGTATACAGCTTGTTGCCAACCGGGATCGTATGGCTGCCATGGTGTAG